A single genomic interval of Halobacillus halophilus DSM 2266 harbors:
- a CDS encoding ferritin family protein yields MSYTIPGGQPQGKPIFVTSKLREAMVAELTAINDYTFHIANSKMKEVNKVWRMIMLDEKKHYGMFLTLLRKYDPAQYQAYVYFHNTKEEVTEPVQHYTPDYDNQLIMNLIRKDLKGELEAAVLYDEYAEKITYPDVKQVFASISRDEKYHVEHLTKLLLRYDSDPYNGLQ; encoded by the coding sequence ATGAGCTATACAATTCCGGGAGGCCAGCCACAGGGAAAACCGATCTTTGTCACCAGCAAATTAAGGGAAGCCATGGTTGCCGAGTTAACCGCCATCAATGACTATACATTCCATATTGCCAACTCAAAAATGAAAGAGGTTAATAAAGTCTGGAGAATGATCATGTTAGATGAAAAGAAACATTACGGCATGTTTCTAACCTTGTTACGGAAATACGATCCCGCACAATATCAAGCTTATGTCTATTTCCACAATACCAAAGAGGAGGTAACAGAACCGGTTCAACATTACACCCCTGATTATGATAACCAATTAATCATGAATCTTATTAGAAAAGATCTTAAAGGGGAACTGGAAGCAGCCGTACTGTATGATGAATATGCAGAAAAAATTACTTACCCTGATGTCAAACAGGTTTTCGCTTCCATTAGTCGAGATGAGAAGTACCATGTGGAGCACTTAACAAAGCTCTTGCTCCGTTATGATTCCGACCCATACAATGGTCTGCAATAA
- a CDS encoding ferritin, which translates to MNEELQRLFNRLIEIEHVSTTLYLAMSAYMGKENYTGMANWLRLQSNEERAHLLKLIDFVVDKNGTVELTAVPAQPSNFGTPLETFQKVLEHEQFVTNSYRQAYNYAIQVDPQSAVIIQDFLREQIDEEAQTQTIVDRLILAQNQPSALLLLDQELGQRQAAG; encoded by the coding sequence ATGAATGAGGAACTTCAAAGATTATTTAATCGTTTAATTGAAATTGAACACGTATCTACTACTTTGTATTTGGCGATGTCAGCTTATATGGGAAAAGAAAATTACACGGGGATGGCAAATTGGCTGCGTCTGCAATCGAATGAAGAGCGGGCTCATTTATTAAAACTAATCGATTTCGTTGTAGATAAAAACGGAACGGTTGAATTGACAGCTGTGCCCGCACAGCCAAGTAATTTTGGAACACCGTTAGAAACATTCCAAAAAGTATTGGAACACGAGCAATTTGTAACGAATTCTTATCGGCAGGCTTATAACTATGCGATACAAGTAGATCCTCAGTCGGCCGTTATCATTCAGGATTTTCTCAGAGAACAAATTGATGAAGAAGCTCAAACCCAAACTATAGTCGACCGCTTGATCTTAGCTCAAAATCAGCCATCAGCTCTTTTACTTTTAGACCAAGAGCTGGGGCAGAGGCAAGCTGCAGGCTAA